The genomic interval GGCCGCCAACGCCCCTCAGCGCCGGGGGGACTCGTCCCAGTTCCACAACGACACCACCCACTCATCGGTTGCGTCCCGGTAGGTGTGTACGGGAACGAAGCCCACACGCTCGTGCGCGCGCTGCGAGCGGGGATTGCTCGTGGAAACCTCTGTGACGAGCATGTCATATCGCTCCCGATACAGGTCGCGATGCGTCGCGAAGAGCGAGTCGAACACCCCGCGTCCCCGGTGCGCCTTGTCCACGCAGACCTGCCCCATGACGTAGAAACGCCGCGCGCTCAACGGGCGCCCCTGGAAGTCGAGCCGCTCCAACAAATCGAACATGGGGACCAGCACCGGCAACAAGTCCCGGCATTCGCGCGGCATCGTCAGCGCATAGCCCACGATGACGCCCTCATGCCGCGCGACGATGCTGGGCGCCAGCGCATGCATCCGCCGCAGCGCCCGCAGGTCATGCTCCACCGTGACAAAGCCCTCGGAGCGCGCCTCCTCCGCGCTCACGTGCTGCTTCAGGTTCTTGCGCTGCAAGGCAAGAATCTGCTCGAGCTCCTCAACACCTCTCACGGCCCCTACCTCATAGGTATCTGGCATGCCTGGAGGATAGACCAGACAAACACAAACACCACCCCTCCCATTCCCAACAGCATTCCGGGCACAACTGTACCGCCACCCCATCCCTCAATCTGTACACCCCACCCCGACACAGCACACGCCCGAACAAAGACACCACACTTTGCCACCCTCCATTCCAAACCTTTTCAATTCAAGCAAAACACGACAATCATTTGCACCCAATCTTTCTATCTGCCATTCTGGGGACACGACACCCGGAGCGGAGACAGACATGCGCCCTCCCTATAAGCGACACGTGTTTGTCTGTACCAACCGCCGGCCGGAGGGGAGCCCTCGAGGGTGCTGCGCCTCCAAGGAAGGCGAAGCCGTGAGGTCCGCCCTCAAGGCGGAGCTGGAGAAGCGCGGATGCAGGGTCGGAATGAGGGTCAATGAAAGTGGCTGTCTGGGAACATGCCCCCTCGGCGTGTCCGTGGTCATCTACCCAGAGGGGGTCTGGTACGGCGGGGTGAGCGTGGATGCGATTCCAATGCTCGTGGAGGAGCACTTCATCCAGGGCCGCGTCGTGGAGTCCCTGGTGATGCCCTTCCTCAAGAAGTCTGGGCACTGAAGCAGATGCAGACACTGACCGCGCAGCCGGCACCCGCGAGGGCCATGACCTGGTCCACGCTTTCGGCGGGCTTCGTCACCGTGCTCGTGGGCTTCACGAGCACGGGCGCCATCATCTTCCAAGCCGCGGAGGCCGCGGGCGCCAGCCCCGAGCAAGTGAGCTCCTGGATGGGGGCCTTGGGGGTCGGCATCGGGCTGACGAGCCTGGCCCTGTCGCTGCGCTACCGAACCCCCGTCGTCACCGCGTGGTCCACGCCGGGCGCGGCGCTGCTCGCCACGAGCCTCGTCGGCGTCCCCATGTCCGAGGCCATCGGCGTGTTCCTCTTCTGTGGCGCGCTCATCACGCTGTGTGGCGTCACCGGCTGGTTCGAGCGGGCCCTGGGACACCTCTCACTCCCCCTCACCTCGGCGATGCTGGCGGGAATCCTGGCCCGCTTCGGGTTGGATGTCTTCACCTCGCTGAAGGCCCAACCCCTGCTCATCGCCACCATGCTCACCGCCTACCTGCTCGGCCGCCGGCTGTGGCCGCGCTACACCATCCTGGGCGTCCTGGGGTGGGGATGCGCCCTCGCCTGGGGCCTGGGCCTCATGCGCCTCTCCGAAATCCAGCTCGCCCTCGCCACGCCCGTCTTCACCGCGCCGAGCTTTTCCTTGTCCTCCCTGCTGGGCATCGGCGTCCCCCTGTTCGTCGTGACGATGGCCTCCCAGAACGTTCCCGGGGTCGCGGTGATACGCGCCTCGGGCTACCAGCCCCCCATCTCCCCCATCATCACCACGACGGGGCTGACCACGGTGCTGCTGGCCCCCTTCGGCTGCTTCGCCCTCAATCTGGCCGCCATCACCGCCGCCATCTGCCTGGGACGCGAGGCCCATCCGGACCCCTCCAAACGCTACGCCGCGGGCGTCTTCGCGGGCCTCTTCTTCCTGCTGACAGGCCTGTTCGGCGCGACGTTCGCCACCCTGTTCGCCGCCTTCCCACGGGAGCTCGTCCTCGCCATCGCCGGCATGGCCCTGTTTGGCACCATCGCGAACAGCCTGACGGCCGCGATGGCCGAAGAACCCCACCGCGAGGCGGCCATCGTGACGTTTCTCGTGGCGTTGTCGAATGTCTCTCTATTTGGAATGGGCGCGGCCTTCTGGGCGCTCATCCTGGGAATGCTGACCTCCGCGGTGCTCCACTGGCGGCGGTCAACCCATGCCTCCCACCGACGTCACTCCCACCCGCCCAACCCGACATAAACTTTCAACAGACATATTCTAGACGGCATGGCTTGCTTTGAATTCAAATGCTGTGTATTGGATTGGCCCCATGACCAACACCGCTACCGTCCCCGCGCGGCAGAACTCCGCGCAGACCATCACTGGTCGCGCCATCCTTCTGGAAATCGGCTCGAAGCTGGGCGTCTTGGATACATTCCTGACACACAAGGAGATCTCCGTCGCGGACGTGGCCAAGGAGTCGGGCGTCGCCCCGCCATGGATTGCCTCCTATTATGCCGCGCTGTCACACGCGGGCCTGGCGCGCCCGGGGCCGAAGGTCGGGGGTGAGGTGACGCACTACCATGCGGCGCCGGACCTCCAGCAATCCATCAACGACGTGGGCTACGTGCTGTGGGGCCTGGGCTCCTGCGCGCCATTGATTGCCAACGCCGTGGCCTTCGCGAAGGACCTGCCCACGGCGGCCAACCTCCACGTCCGGGACGGCGAGCACGTGGCCCGGACGTCGCGGTGGATGGGTGAGCAGGACTTCTATCCCCAGGCCGAGGCCGCCATCCTGGCGTCGTCGCCTCGGAAGATTGTCGACCTGGGGTCGGGGACGTGCGGACTGCTGCTCCGGTGTCTGCGCAAGCTGCCGGAGTCGCGGGGCGTGGGTATCGACTTGAGCCATGACGCTTGCGTCAAGGCGCGCTCCATCGTCCAGGCGGCGGGAATGGACTCACGCGTCTCCGTCATCGAGGCGCCCATCCAAAGCCTGGTCAACGACCCGTCCCCGGTGGAGGGCGCCGACGTCATCCACGGCGGCTTCGTGTTCCACGACCTGATGCCCGACGAGGAAGCGACGCTCAACGCGCTGCTCAAGACCTTCCGCGTGGCGGCCCCCAAGGCGGCGGTGATCGTGGTGGACGCCGTCCCCTACGGCCCGGAGCCCGACGAGCACGCCTTCTCCGCCGCCTTCACGTTCCTGCACAGCCACTTCATGGCGCGCAGGCTCCAGCCCGAGAGCGAATGGAAGCAGCGGCTCACCGACGCGGGCTTCCCCAATGTCTCGGTGTCCCGCCTGGGCATCTCCGGCGGACGAATCTTCACTGCCCGCGCCGCCTGAAACGGGTCGGGCCCACCCAGAGAGGAACACCCGATGCATGTCAATGACGTCGTTGCTCGAGTCAAGGCGCACCGTTGCTACACTCATCCGGTCTTCACTCACTGGGCTGAGAACGCCCCCTCCACGGAGGCCATCGGCGCGCTGTTCCACCAGATTCGCAGCTTCTGTGACTCCACCCGCCCCGGCTTGAACCTACCCGAGGGGCTGCGGAACCTGGGGCTGCGCACCGAGAGCCGCCTGTTGGAGGAAATCGTCGAGAGTGAAGAGGACCACGGCCCGGAGCTCGCCGCCATGGCGGGGCACATCCTCAACCGCTCGGCGGGAAAGACGGTCTGCCCGAACGTCTTCGACCAGGCGGCCGTCGAGGGGACGCTGAAGGAGTGCTCGGACCGGCTGCTCAACTCGCTGCCTGGCTACGACAAGAAGTCGGGCCTGATGCCACAGACGCGCAACGCCATCGCGGTCTTCGAGCGGCGCAAGGACATGGATGAGAAGTCCGTGTACCGCAACCTCGGGACGACGCTCGCGCTGGAGATGATTTCCAACCGCCAGCTCATCCCGGGGGAGAAGCTCTGCCTGGTCGACAGCGGGCTGTACAAGGCCTCGCTGGAAGAGCCGGAGATGCACTACCTGATGGAGCACTGGGGCGAGGCGGGCGCGGAGGCCCAGCACGAGCAGAACGGCATCAACGCCATCGCCCAGGTCCTCAATCCTTCGACCATGCCCCTGGTCCAGGAGGGCGCGGACGACTTCCTCAACACCGTGGCCGCGATGTGGGACCTCCTCGACGCCGCCCTCCTCGAGTCGGGGCAGCGCCGGCTCGCCGCGACGGGAACCTAGAAAGACGCCCATGAACGCCCAGCAACCCCTGGACCCGCAAGCGGTCCATACGTACCTCACCGAGCTCTGGCGGCGGCTCTTGAAGCGAGACATCGCGCTCACCGATGACTTCTTCGAGGCGGGCGGAAACTCATTGACCGCGCTTCGCATGGTCATGGAGGTCCAGAAGGACTATCGCGTCGAAATCGACGTCGAATCCTTCTTCGAAAGCTCCTCCATCTCCAAGCTCGCCGACATCATCACCCGGGGCGCCGAGTCACGGCGCGAGCCCGCCTAGCGGCCCTCCGGGGCGATGACGCAGAGGGGGTGGCTCATGTCGTGGGAAGTCGACATCGTGAGCTTCGACGGGGTTCGGATACGTGCCTTCCGGACACCTCCCGTTCCAGGCCGCGAGCAGGTCGCCCTCGTGCTGCCGCTCGCCACACGCCCGACGTTCGTGGAACGGGCCCTCCAACGGCTGGCTCAACACTTCAACGTCATCACCTGGGAGGCCCGGCTGCTGCTCGAGCCGGAGCAGGGATGGTCCGGCGACAGCGCGCTCTCGCTGGATGCCCATGCCCGGGACGCGCTGGCGGTCCTGGACCACTTCCAGGTCCCCCGGGCCTCGCTGGTCGGTTATTGCTCCGGTGCGGCGCTGGCCCTGAGGATGGCCGAGGCCCATGCCGCCCGGTTCCACAAGCTGGTGCTGGTCAACGGGGCCTACTTCCTCGCGCCCGAGGTGTGTGACGTCACCCAGTACGAACGAGACGTCCTGGCCCTGGCGCCGCTCATCGCCATGAACCGGGACACCGCCGCGGCGGTCTTCAAGGCCGCCCTGGCGAGCGGTTCGTTCCACCAACCCGACCACGAGTTCGCCCGGGACATCTGTCTGCCTTATGCGAGCGTCGAGACCTTCCACCGCTATGGCGTCGGCCTCGCGCAGTGCATCCAGGCGGACGCTTGCCAGTCGGCGGAAGCCATCACCCTCCCCACCCTGGTGATGTCGGGAGGGAAGGACGACCGGACCCACCCCGCCAGCTCCGCGCTGATTGCGTCACGCATTGCCCGGAGCCAGCACAGCGTGGACAGCGAAGCCGACCACTATTCCTTGTGCAGGGCGCGAGAAGCCACGCTGGAGAGAATGCGTCAATTCCTGTCGGCTGAAGTCTAACGCGGAGCAAGAGGACCCAGACACCTTATGGATGCCACGGCTCGGCTCCCCTCCTCGCGATGGAGCAGGGATGTCGTCTCAGTGTTCCAGGAGCAGGTCCAGCGCGCGCCGGAGGCCCTCGCGCTCGTGGACGGTGCGCGGCGGCTCACCTACCGCGAGCTGAACGCGAGGGCCAACCGGCTGGCCCGCCACCTGGTGAAGCTGGGCGTCAGGCCCCGGGCGCTCGTCGGCATCTGCCTGGAGCGCTCCGTCGAGTCCGTGGTGGGCTGTCTCGCCATCCTGAAGGCGGGCGGGGCATACGTCCCCATCGACCACCGCTACCCCGCGGAGCGCATCCGCTTCATCCTGCGCGACTCGGCCGTGCGTCTGGTGTTGACCACCCGCGAGCTTGTGCCCTCGCTCCCCGGGCCCACCTGCGTGTGCGTGGATGACGAGCACCTGACCGACACCTACGAAGACACGGACCTGGCCACGGCCCCGCAGCCCTCCTTCTCCGCCTACGTCATGTACACGTCGGGGACCACCGGAGAGCCCAAGGGGGCCGAGATTCCCCAGAGTGGCATCGTGAGGCTGGTGAGGCATTCGACGTACCTGGAGCTGGATGAGAGCATCACCGTCCTGCACCACTCGACGTGCTCGTTCGACGCGGCGACCTTCGAAATCTGGGCGGCGCTGCTCAACGGGGGACGGCTGGTCATCCACCGCCCCGCGCTGGAGTTGGACAGCCTGGGAGCGCTCCTTCGCGACCAGGGCATCACCACGCTGCTGCTCACCACGTCTGTCTTCCACCTGGTGGCCGAGCACAAACCGGAGGCCCTCGGGCCGCTGCGGCATGTCGTGACGGGCGGTGACGTGCTCCGGGTCCGCGAGGTCAAGGCCGTCCTCGACCTGCATCCCCACCTGCTCATCATCAACGGCTACGGCCCCACGGAGAACACGACCTTCACCTGCTGCTTCCCCATCACCCGCCAGACGCCGCTGGAGGAGACGATTCCCATCGGCAGGCCCATTGGCGGGACGAACGTCTTCCTCCTCGATGCCCAGCTGCGCCCGGTGCGGCCCGGCGAGGTGGGCCAGCTCTTCACCAATGGCCTGGGGCTGGCGAACGGCTACCTCCATCAGCCGGAGCTGACGCGCCGGCACTTCATCGACTCGCCCTTCCCCGAGTCCGGCCCGGTCCTCTACGCCACGGGCGACCTGGTGCGCGAGGGACCCGACGGACAGCTCCACTTCGTCGGGCGGGTCGACAGCCAGCTGAAGATTCGCGGCTTCCGGGTGGAGCCCGGTGAAATCGAGCACGCCCTCAACCTCTGGCCGGAGGTGGCGGAGTCCGTGGTGCTGGCGGAGACGCTGGAGCCCGGTGGAGAGAAGCAGCTTGTCGCCTACGTGAAGCGGCGGTCCGTGGACGTGCCCCTGGACGCCGCCGCCCTCAAGCAGGACCTGGCGGAGCGGCTGCCGCACTACATGGTCCCCTCGCGCCTCCACGTGCTGGACGCGTTTCCACTCACCCACAATGGCAAGCTGGACCGGGCCCGGCTGCGGCGGGAGACGCCCCCCGAGCCCACACCCGGCACACCTCCCGAGCCTCGGGCCGCGGGCTGCGCGCAGGTGGTGCTCGACGTGTGGCGGCAGCGGCTGGGCGCGCCGGGGCTCCAGGCGACCGCCTCCGTCTTCGACCATGGGGCGTCCTCCCTCACCGTCATGGTGGTCCAGAGCGAGCTGAATGCCCGGCTCAAGTGCCTGGTGGACCCGGCCCTGCTCGCCCGGGCCCACACGCCGCTCGAATGGGCAGACGTCTATCAACGACATCACTCCGCCCCGAGCGGAGCGTGAAGCACGACATCACCGGAGGCCGTTCATGGATGCATTGAAGCAGTTTCCGCTGAGCCCCAAGGAGCTTCAGGACTTCGACACCAATGGCTACATCGGCCCCTTCACGCTCTATCCCCCGGAGGAGATGAAGAACATCCACAAGAAGGTCCGGGCCGCGCTGCTGAACCGGGAGTTCGCTCCCTACGACGCCCCCATCGACAGCGCCATCGCCAATTATGACCGGCACCTGGACGTGTCCTTCTTGAGCCAGCACGTCTGCCAGGCGGCCATCGTGGACCGGCTGCGCGGCATCCTGGGCGACGACATCCTCTGCTGGCGCAGCGAGTTCATCCCCAAGCCTCCGGGCGCGGAAGGCACGGACTGGCACCAGGCGGACACCTTCGAGCACGCGTCGGGCGCGCCCCAGCTCGTGTGGCCCAAGGAGGAAGGCGGTGGCGCCGGAGGCACCATCAACGTCTGGACCGCCTTCACCGAGGCGACCGAGGCGAATGGTTGTCTGATGTTCGTCCCGGGGACGCACAAGCAGATGCACTACGACGAGTCCAAGGGGCTGAAGTGGGACCCCGAGAAGAACCACAACGTCGTCAAGGACAACGTCCCGCGCGGCTTCAACGGGTACGACTACCGCGACCTCCAGAAGGACCCGCACTGGAAGCCGGATGAGTCGCGCGCGGTCAACATGGTCATGAAGCCCGGGGAGTTCATCGTCTTCCGCTCAACGCTCCTGCACGCCTCCAAACCCAACAGCACGAAGGACATCCCCCGCCTGGGCTACGTGGCGCGCTACGTCCCCGGCCGCGTCAAGGTCTATCCAGACACAGACACGGTGAAGGAGTTCGGCAGCGAGATTTCGCTCGAGAAATATGGGACAGTGGTGGTCTCCGGAAGGAATCACCACCCCACCAACCGGGTGCGCGAAGTGAACCTGCGAGGGGAGCGCTTCGCGCGCAGAGAGGGGCAAGGAGTCGCCGCATGACGCGAAAGGTGTTCTGGCCAGAGCCCTACCGGACGGAGCTGGAGACCCGGGTCCACGACGTGAGAGGCAATGTCATCACGCTCGAGGACACGATTTTCTATGCCTTCTCCGGTGGGCAGGAGAGTGATGAAGGGACCATTGGCGGGCGCCGGGTGCGAGAGGCGCGCAAGGCTGGCTCCGACATCCACTACACGCTCGACGAAGGGCATGGCCTGACACCTGGCGAGGCGGTGACGGTCCTCATCGATTGGGAGCGCAGATACCGGCTCATGCGGTTGCACTTCGCTGCGGAGCTGGTCCTGGAGCTGGTGTCCCGGCGGGTGGTGGGCATTCCCAAGATTGGTGCCCACATCGCGCAGGACAAGGCACGCATCGACTTCACGTACCCGGAGAGCATCTCCAGCCTCTTGCCGGACATCTCCAGCCAGGCGCTCCAGGTCGTGACGTCGAACGTGCCCATCATCAGCGACTTCTCCGACGAGGCGGCGGGAATCCGCTATTGGGAAGTGGAAGGCTTCGCGCGAGTTCCCTGCGGCGGGACCCACCTGCGGCGGACAGGTGAGGTGGGGGAGCTCGAGCTCAAACGCAAGAACATTGGCAAGGGCAAGGAGCGCATCGAGGTCTTCCTGAAAGGAGGCTCGCTCGCGTCCCCCTCTTGAGGCGTCCAGTCATGGCAGACGACGGAGCGCTGTTCATTGGGTATGACCACATCGCATACGCCACGCGGGATACCGACGCCTCGGTGAAGCTCTTCGAGGCGTTGGGATTCACCGTCAAGATTTACAAACAGGAGATCGACAAGTTCAATGTCTTCGTGACGAAGCTGGTCTCCCAGGACCATCACGTCGCGGAGCTGGTCGAGTCGCGCGGTGGCCCGAGTGTCGTGACCGAGCTGCTGGGGGACAAGGAGACAGCGGTCTACCACGTCTGCTTCAAGACGAATGACTTCCAGCGGGCCCGGGAGAAGCTCAAGGGGACTGGCGCGGTGACGGTCACCAGGCCCATGCGCATTCCCTATCCGCTGACCCCGGAGCATGAGCGGTTCTGGGCCAGCCACATGTATCACCCGAGTCTGGGCCTGTTTGAAATCACCGGCCCCGACGCCGTGGACGAAGCCGCCTTGGCGGAGGGCACATGACCGAGCGAATCGTCGTCATCCCGGAAACGGGCGAGGGTGCCGGTGCCAGGGATGCCGAGCATGCCTGTGGCCTGCTGCGCTGGATGGCCGAGCGGTTCGGCCATGACTTCGAATTGGTGGAGCGCCCCCTGACGCCGTCGACCTGGCGGGACACCGTGGAGGTCTGCCGTCAGGCCTCCGCGGTCCTGACCTCGATTCCGGCCCATGACGGCTCGGCGCCAGGTGGAGCGGCGGCGGACCTGTCGCGCCTGCGGCGGGAGTTGTCGCTGTTCGCCTCGGTGAGCGCCATCCAGCGCTTCGCACAGGCCGGCGCCTCCACGCCCGTCCGCGCGCATCCCCACGGCGTGGACGATGTGCTCGTCGTCTCGCTGCGGGAGGAAGGCTGGGACGAAGGCCCGCTGTCCCGAGCCCTCTCCCCGGGCGACGAGCCCTCCGAAGCGAGGGAGGACCTGTCGCTGGCCACGTCCCGGCTGGCCTTCGGCCTGGCGCGGCGGCGCTGGGGGCAGCTGACGGCCGTGAACCTGGCGGGGCACGTCACGGAGCAGCCGCCACCCCTGTGGCCCCGGCTCGCCACCGTCGCGGGTGAGTTTCCCGGCATCTTCCTTGAGCGGACGTTCAGCCAGGACCTGGCGCTCCACCGTTCGGGCGGCCCCATGCGCTGGGACGTGGTGTTGGCCCCCGCCCCCGTCGCGGACGAGCTGCTGCACCGGGAGGCCCTGCTGACGGGGCTGCTGGGAGTCCACCCCAGCGCCTGCCTTGGCACGGGCCGGCGCGGGCTGTACCAACCGCTGCACAGGCCCGTCGCGGACCCGAGGCGGAGCAGCTCGCTGCACTCGGCGGGGGTCATCCTGGCCGCGGCCATGTTGATGCGCCACTCCCTGGGGCTCGAGCGGGAGGCCTCCCTGGTGGAAGCGGCCGTGGCACGGGCGCTGGCGGACTGGGCGGGAGCTCGGCGCGGCTCGCCTCGATGGGAGATGCCGCTGCATGAGGGCATCCAAGCTCATCTCGGTGGGGAGTCCCACTACTCCCAGGCGGTGTGACGGTCATGGCTTCCGGTTCCTGGCTCGTGTGCCTCAAGCCCCGCGAGGCACCGCGGCGGACCTTGGTGTGTTTCCCTTTCGGAGGAGGCGGCGCCGGGGTGTTCTGGGAGTGGCGCACGGCGATACCGGAGGATGTCGAGATCTGGGCGGTGCGCCTGCCGGGCCGGGAGAGTCGGGCCGGCGAGGCGTTCATCACGAGCTCCGCGCGAGCCGTGGCCAGCATCGTCCAGGAGCTCCGCCCCCTGATGAGGGACCGGTCCTGCGTCTTCTTCGGGCACAGCCTGGGCGCGGGGCTCGCCTATCAGACGGCGATGTCCCTGCGCGACCACGGAGAGCCGCTGCCCGGGCTGTTCATCGCCTCGGGACGGCTGCCACCGCACAAGCCCTATCCAGGCCGCTGGGGGCACAGCTCGGACGAGGCGCTGCTGGCCCACGTCGTCGGGATGGGCGGGGTCCCAGAGGAGCTCTGGCGCCACGACTCCTTCCGCGAGGTCCACCTCCCCAGAATCCGCGCGGACTTCTTGCTGAACGAAGACCTCTTCTACGGCAGAGCAGACCCGTTCGAGTTCGACATCACCGCCATCAACGGCCGGGAGGACCCGCTGGTGGACGACGCGGGACTTCAGGAGTGGCGGGCACACACACACGGCCGCTTCAGGTCCTTCCAACTGGACGGAGGCCACTTCGTGCTCCAGACCCACGCGGCGGGCTTCCTCGAGCTCGTGCGCCGTGAGCTCGAGGAGTCCTCCGCCCCGCGCGAGCCTCGGCGGATTCGGGGAGGCTGAGGGGCCCTGACTCTCGACGGCTCGCGGCCTCCATTCCTCGGGAGGGCGGCAGGGTTCCGCCGTGTGGCGTAGAGTCCCGGCCGTGCTGACCGTCGACCCGCATCCGTCCCTGGACACCCTGGCCTTCACCACCGTCTTTCCGGCGCCGCTCGGCTCGCTGCCGTCGCCGGAGTGGCTGGTGGCGCTCTTGAAGCCGGATGCGTCCGCGCCGCTCTCCAGCGATGACACCGTGCGCGGAGCGGTGCGCGACATGCTCCGCCACGGCGGTTACAAGCCCACGGGGCGCGGCAAGCCCGCGTCCGAGTACCTGGTGCGCGCCTCGGGAGACGGCTCGCTCGGCTCCATCAACTCCGCCGTGGATGCGTGCAACGCGGTGTCGCTGCACAGCGGCCTGCCCATCAGCGTGGTGGACCTGGACCGCGCCACCGCGCCCTTCCGCGTGGGCATCGCGCCCGAGGGCGCGCAGTACGTCTTCAATGCCTCCGGGCAGAGCATCGACCTGGCGGGCCTGCTGTGCCTCTTCGACGCGCAGGGCCCGTGCGCCAACGCGGTGAAGGACGCCCAGCGCACGAAGACGAACGCGGAGACGCGCCGCACCCTCACCGTCCTCTGGGGTGCCAAGGCCCTGGGCGACCGGACCGCGCGCGCCTTCGCGTGGTACCGGGAAGTGCTCGAGCGCGCGGGCGCCACCGTGGAGCCACTCCCCTGAGCGCCCCGGACCTCACGTTGCTGCTCGCGGATGGTGCTCGCGCGCTCTCCGCGGCGTGGGGACGTCCCGTGCTGTTGACCGAGCCGCAGGTTCTCCGCACCCAGTCCCGCTGTCACGTCGTGCGCGCCCGCGTCCGCGGCGGCGACGTGAGCACCGTGGTCCTCAAGCACTTCCACGAAGACCCGATGCTGGGCCTGGACGAGTGGGCGGGCCTGGAGCTGCTCGGACGCCACAACCTCTTCACCGCGCCGGGCCTCATCGCGGGGGACATCGCCTCCAGGCTGCTGGTCCTCGAGGACCTGGGCACGGGCCCCAGCCTGGAGGACCTCCTGCGCGCGGACGACGCGAACGCCGCCACGGGAGGATTGCTCGCCGTGGCGCGCATCACCGCGCAGCTCCACGCGCGCACCCGGGGCGTGCAAGGCGACTTCGACCTGCTCCGGCACGCGTTGAGTCCCCGCCCCATGCGGGTGCGCATCGACAACGCGCGCTATCTGCTGGAGCACGCGGACCGGCTGCGGCGCTGGGCCGACGCGGTCGACGTGCCCATGGCCCCGGGCACGCAGGAGGACCTGGAGCGGCTGGCGCGCGAGCTGGCGGAGCCCGGCCCCTTCCTGTCCCTCACCCATGGAGACATGGCCCCCGGCAACACCCTGTTCACCCCCAGCGGGCCCCGGCTGCTCGACTTCGAGTACTGCGGCATGCGGCACGCGCTGTACGACGCGCTGATGTGGCTGCTGGTGGTGCCGCTGCCCGACGAGCTCATCACTCGCGCGGACCTGACCTACCGCATCACCCTGGCCCCCGCGTGCGAGGCCGCGCAGGTGGACGCCACGTGGACTCGCGCCCGCGCCATGGTGGCCACCGCGCGCACGGTGAATCTGTTCCAGTGGCTGTCACCTCGAGCGTTGGAGCGGAACCGGGACTGGGCTCCGGGCTTCTCCGAACGAGCCGCCCTGCTGCGCCACCTCTCCCGCTCCCGCACCCTGCGAGAGTCCCTGGACCCCATCCCCGACCTCTCGCGCACGCTGAACGCGCTGGAGGAGCGGCTCGTGGAGCGCTGGGCGGGCACCGCCTCCTTCACCTGGCCCGCGTTCCGGTAACCGCTCCAGTCCAGGTCCACCGGAGAGGGCGCTGAAGCAAGCCCCCTCTCCGGCTCAATCACAGCTCAAGGCACGCTACAGCCCCAGGCCGAAGTGGTCTCCCCCCTCGACGATGTCCACCAGATACACGGGCGCCTGAATCCAACGCTGCTCCCCCACGCGCGAGAGCCCCGACGCACCCGCGCTATACAACACCTGGACCGCCCCCGAGTCGACGACGCCCCCCACGTCCTCGTAGGGCGCGCCAATCACGAGGTCCAGAGAGCCATTGCCATCGAAGTCCCCGGCCGCCAGACGCGCGCCAAAGACATCCTGCGCCTCTGGGCCCTCATCCACCTGGGAGCCCTCTTGAGACCAGCGCTGCTCGCGCGCGCCGGACAGCCCGCTCGACGAGCCATGCAGGACATGGACGATACCCGCGCTCACCACCATCCCCACGGACTCCCTGGGCACCCCTATCGCCAGGTCGAAGTGGCCATCCCCATCGAAGTCCTCGGCCACCAGCGCGGACCCCAGACCGTCCCCCGCCTCGGCGACGTCCGAGATACCCGCCGAATCCTGCGTCCACGCAATCGCCCCCGTGGACACCAACCCCGTCACCGTCCCACTCAGCACCGTCACCGCGCCAGCCCCCGCCGCCAGCCCCACCGTCTGCCCTGGAGCGCCAATGGCCAAC from Myxococcus stipitatus carries:
- a CDS encoding GNAT family N-acetyltransferase — translated: MPDTYEVGAVRGVEELEQILALQRKNLKQHVSAEEARSEGFVTVEHDLRALRRMHALAPSIVARHEGVIVGYALTMPRECRDLLPVLVPMFDLLERLDFQGRPLSARRFYVMGQVCVDKAHRGRGVFDSLFATHRDLYRERYDMLVTEVSTSNPRSQRAHERVGFVPVHTYRDATDEWVVSLWNWDESPRR
- a CDS encoding benzoate/H(+) symporter BenE family transporter — protein: MTWSTLSAGFVTVLVGFTSTGAIIFQAAEAAGASPEQVSSWMGALGVGIGLTSLALSLRYRTPVVTAWSTPGAALLATSLVGVPMSEAIGVFLFCGALITLCGVTGWFERALGHLSLPLTSAMLAGILARFGLDVFTSLKAQPLLIATMLTAYLLGRRLWPRYTILGVLGWGCALAWGLGLMRLSEIQLALATPVFTAPSFSLSSLLGIGVPLFVVTMASQNVPGVAVIRASGYQPPISPIITTTGLTTVLLAPFGCFALNLAAITAAICLGREAHPDPSKRYAAGVFAGLFFLLTGLFGATFATLFAAFPRELVLAIAGMALFGTIANSLTAAMAEEPHREAAIVTFLVALSNVSLFGMGAAFWALILGMLTSAVLHWRRSTHASHRRHSHPPNPT
- a CDS encoding class I SAM-dependent methyltransferase is translated as MTNTATVPARQNSAQTITGRAILLEIGSKLGVLDTFLTHKEISVADVAKESGVAPPWIASYYAALSHAGLARPGPKVGGEVTHYHAAPDLQQSINDVGYVLWGLGSCAPLIANAVAFAKDLPTAANLHVRDGEHVARTSRWMGEQDFYPQAEAAILASSPRKIVDLGSGTCGLLLRCLRKLPESRGVGIDLSHDACVKARSIVQAAGMDSRVSVIEAPIQSLVNDPSPVEGADVIHGGFVFHDLMPDEEATLNALLKTFRVAAPKAAVIVVDAVPYGPEPDEHAFSAAFTFLHSHFMARRLQPESEWKQRLTDAGFPNVSVSRLGISGGRIFTARAA
- a CDS encoding acyl carrier protein, which translates into the protein MNAQQPLDPQAVHTYLTELWRRLLKRDIALTDDFFEAGGNSLTALRMVMEVQKDYRVEIDVESFFESSSISKLADIITRGAESRREPA
- a CDS encoding alpha/beta hydrolase yields the protein MSWEVDIVSFDGVRIRAFRTPPVPGREQVALVLPLATRPTFVERALQRLAQHFNVITWEARLLLEPEQGWSGDSALSLDAHARDALAVLDHFQVPRASLVGYCSGAALALRMAEAHAARFHKLVLVNGAYFLAPEVCDVTQYERDVLALAPLIAMNRDTAAAVFKAALASGSFHQPDHEFARDICLPYASVETFHRYGVGLAQCIQADACQSAEAITLPTLVMSGGKDDRTHPASSALIASRIARSQHSVDSEADHYSLCRAREATLERMRQFLSAEV
- a CDS encoding non-ribosomal peptide synthetase; translated protein: MFQEQVQRAPEALALVDGARRLTYRELNARANRLARHLVKLGVRPRALVGICLERSVESVVGCLAILKAGGAYVPIDHRYPAERIRFILRDSAVRLVLTTRELVPSLPGPTCVCVDDEHLTDTYEDTDLATAPQPSFSAYVMYTSGTTGEPKGAEIPQSGIVRLVRHSTYLELDESITVLHHSTCSFDAATFEIWAALLNGGRLVIHRPALELDSLGALLRDQGITTLLLTTSVFHLVAEHKPEALGPLRHVVTGGDVLRVREVKAVLDLHPHLLIINGYGPTENTTFTCCFPITRQTPLEETIPIGRPIGGTNVFLLDAQLRPVRPGEVGQLFTNGLGLANGYLHQPELTRRHFIDSPFPESGPVLYATGDLVREGPDGQLHFVGRVDSQLKIRGFRVEPGEIEHALNLWPEVAESVVLAETLEPGGEKQLVAYVKRRSVDVPLDAAALKQDLAERLPHYMVPSRLHVLDAFPLTHNGKLDRARLRRETPPEPTPGTPPEPRAAGCAQVVLDVWRQRLGAPGLQATASVFDHGASSLTVMVVQSELNARLKCLVDPALLARAHTPLEWADVYQRHHSAPSGA